Proteins encoded together in one Ciona intestinalis chromosome 1, KH, whole genome shotgun sequence window:
- the zeta gene encoding proteasome Z subunit isoform X1, translating to MATTLTCVEIPNGGFTFDNCTRNAHLEKKGMVAPKTRKTGTTIVGMVFEGGVILGADTRATEDTIVADKNCSKIHYIAPNIYCCGAGTAADTEMTTQMISSNLQLHRYNTGRPTRVATANRMLKQYLYRYQGHVSAALVLGGVDCNGAHLYSIHPHGSTDKLPYVTMGSGSLAAMATFEMGYKPNMKRPEAMKLVRDAVAAGIFNDLGSGSNVDLCIIGNNMKVEYLRPFDVANEKGVRQGNYKYKPGTTEVLSKVVKPIKFDIVSETVQEAMDTS from the coding sequence atGGCTACAACCCTGACGTGCGTTGAAATACCAAATGGAGGTTTTACCTTCGATAACTGTACACGGAATGCACATTTAGAAAAGAAAGGTATGGTTGCTCCCAAGACTCGTAAGACAGGGACAACTATTGTGGGAATGGTTTTCGAAGGAGGTGTAATTCTTGGGGCTGATACTCGTGCAACCGAAGATACCATTGTGGCTGATAAAAATTGCTCTAAAATTCACTACATTGCTCCCAACATTTACTGTTGTGGAGCTGGCACTGCTGCAGATACAGAGATGACAACTCAAATGATCTCTTCAAACTTGCAGCTTCATCGTTACAATACTGGACGACCAACAAGGGTAGCAACTGCAAATCGAATGTTGAAGCAGTATCTGTACCGATATCAAGGTCATGTCAGTGCTGCTTTGGTGCTGGGAGGAGTAGATTGTAATGGAGCTCATCTCTATAGTATTCACCCTCATGGGTCCACTGATAAGTTACCCTATGTTACAATGGGGTCTGGTTCTCTTGCTGCCATGGCAACATTTGAAATGGGTTACAAACCAAACATGAAACGACCTGAAGCAATGAAGTTGGTTCGTGATGCTGTGGCTGCTGGTATCTTCAATGATCTTGGATCTGGCTCTAATGTTGATCTGTGCATTATTGGAAACAACATGAAGGTAGAATATCTTCGTCCATTTGATGTGGCCAATGAGAAGGGAGTGAGACAAggcaattataaatataaacctgGTACAACAGAAGTTTTATCTAAGGTGGTGAAACCGATAAAGTTCGATATTGTGTCAGAGACCGTTCAAGAAGCTATGGACACATCTTAA
- the zeta gene encoding proteasome Z subunit (The RefSeq protein has 1 substitution compared to this genomic sequence) codes for MATTLTCVEIPNGGFTFDNCTRNAHLEKKGMVAPKTRKTGTTIVGMVFEGGVILGADTRATEDTIVADKNCSKIHYIAPNIYCCGAGTAADTEMTTQMISSNLQLLRYNTGRPTRVATANRMLKQYLYRYQGHVSAALVLGGVDCNGAHLYSIHPHGSTDKLPYVTMGSGSLAAMATFEMGYKPNMKRPEAMKLVRDAVAAGIFNDLGSGSNVDLCIIGNNMKVEYLRPFDVANEKGVRQGNYKYKPGTTEVLSKVVKPIKFDIVSETVQEAMDTS; via the coding sequence atGGCTACAACCCTGACGTGCGTTGAAATACCAAATGGAGGTTTTACCTTCGATAACTGTACACGGAATGCACATTTAGAAAAGAAAGGTATGGTTGCTCCCAAGACTCGTAAGACAGGGACAACTATTGTGGGAATGGTTTTCGAAGGAGGTGTAATTCTTGGGGCTGATACTCGTGCAACCGAAGATACCATTGTGGCTGATAAAAATTGCTCTAAAATTCACTACATTGCTCCCAACATTTACTGTTGTGGAGCTGGCACTGCTGCAGATACAGAGATGACAACTCAAATGATCTCTTCAAACTTGCAGCTTCATCGTTACAATACTGGACGACCAACAAGGGTAGCAACTGCAAATCGAATGTTGAAGCAGTATCTGTACCGATATCAAGGTCATGTCAGTGCTGCTTTGGTGCTGGGAGGAGTAGATTGTAATGGAGCTCATCTCTATAGTATTCACCCTCATGGGTCCACTGATAAGTTACCCTATGTTACAATGGGGTCTGGTTCTCTTGCTGCCATGGCAACATTTGAAATGGGTTACAAACCAAACATGAAACGACCTGAAGCAATGAAGTTGGTTCGTGATGCTGTGGCTGCTGGTATCTTCAATGATCTTGGATCTGGCTCTAATGTTGATCTGTGCATTATTGGAAACAACATGAAGGTAGAATATCTTCGTCCATTTGATGTGGCCAATGAGAAGGGAGTGAGACAAggcaattataaatataaacctgGTACAACAGAAGTTTTATCTAAGGTGGTGAAACCGATAAAGTTCGATATTGTGTCAGAGACCGTTCAAGAAGCTATGGACACATCTTAA